A window of the Desulforapulum autotrophicum HRM2 genome harbors these coding sequences:
- the recB gene encoding exodeoxyribonuclease V subunit beta, which produces MNRKLDALTFPLHGTRLIEASAGTGKTYTIAALYIRLVLGHGKENGFSRPLVPPEILVVTFTNAATQELRERIRARLTEACAFFRGRGGGDPFLQGLKDDYSPGDLPAMANLLERAALWMDESAIHTIHAWCQRMLFQHAFDSLSLFDLTLEPGDDDLLEEAVWDFWRTNFYPRDVETLQALGQATGLTTPADLLKKVRPLMAGINNADIDAGGLESVPLDPFQMLEQRRSAIEKARRVWQAGFKEAIDLVQKARADKTLNNNRYRPASLDTWIADMDSWVNGQGDLPTDTVLEKFSATGLAQGTSKKGTPPAHPAFDALDRLNDSLGSLDVKQALFAHGAREINDRVMAAKARLSRMGFNDLITRLGQALARPDTCLAQLIRAQFPVAMIDEFQDTDPVQYTLFNTIYLDQEQSGLFMIGDPKQAIYAFRGADIHTYLRARQDAGDRLYTLDKNFRSSSGMVAAVNQIFSHGAKFPLGAFLFKEMIPFDPVLAQDRDETFMVEGQAAVPMTLWQMQDGPVAKGGPDGYLSTMAGAAASEMVRLLNLGQQRPQGAGFLQKDGSFVPLVPSDIAVLVRDVNEARHIRSALDLRGVRSVYLSDRESVFESQEAVSLVYILKACFDPTNERAVRAALATPLLDLSLKTLETLNNDESAWETAVIQFKSFQKTWRTKGVLPMVRALVFEFDVGARLLSTLAGERKLTNLLHLGEILQAESAALDGEQGVIRWLGDQIARPQISVEDDILRLESDQRLVRVITIHKSKGLEYPLVFLPFACSARKLTQANASVVTAHDPDGTPFLVVNPDAKALEAADQERLAEELRMLYVALTRSCFACFLGIGVMGKTLKSGEVTTLHESAMGYLMAGQTMVETAQLPGLLNELKGGSDAIVITPLPPPGKEMFVPGSELPSLLPARLFNGTIPNNWRITSYSGILANAAMPEKGVVAFPVDVEVPDSASQDQLQEAQLQEAQIQEEQIQEQQIQMAMVSNIHSPALSIHGFPRGPEPGTFLHDLLEWAAIQGFDRVAQDRPLALDHIQRACVARGWEPWTGVLVDWLMDFVTVPLTVDGVTFTLADLGKQQCRPEMEFMFASHGVAVGKVDQLVCSHVLPGNLRPVLNPNRLNGMVKGFIDLVFCFKDRYYILDYKSNHLGDEAGAYDAAAMNQAMLGHRYDLQYVLYTLALHRLLKSRVVDYDYDRDLGGAVYLFLRGVNSTGQGVYFDRPPKDLIETLDRFFQGGGEHGPYA; this is translated from the coding sequence ATGAACCGGAAATTGGATGCCCTGACCTTTCCCCTCCACGGCACCCGGCTCATTGAGGCCAGTGCCGGAACCGGCAAGACCTATACCATTGCAGCCCTTTATATCCGCCTGGTGCTGGGCCATGGGAAGGAAAACGGATTTTCACGACCCCTGGTTCCTCCTGAAATACTGGTGGTCACCTTTACCAATGCGGCCACCCAGGAGCTCAGGGAAAGAATCAGGGCCCGGCTTACCGAAGCCTGTGCCTTTTTCAGGGGAAGGGGAGGGGGGGACCCATTCCTCCAGGGTCTCAAGGACGATTATTCGCCCGGGGACCTGCCTGCCATGGCAAATCTTCTTGAACGGGCAGCCCTGTGGATGGACGAATCGGCCATCCACACCATCCACGCCTGGTGCCAGCGCATGCTTTTCCAGCACGCCTTTGACAGTTTGTCCCTGTTTGACCTCACCCTTGAGCCCGGGGATGACGACCTTCTGGAAGAGGCAGTCTGGGACTTCTGGCGCACAAACTTTTATCCAAGGGATGTTGAAACCCTCCAGGCCCTTGGGCAGGCCACCGGTCTGACCACCCCTGCTGATTTGTTGAAAAAGGTGCGGCCTCTGATGGCTGGAATAAACAATGCCGACATTGATGCTGGAGGGCTTGAATCTGTGCCCCTGGACCCGTTCCAGATGCTGGAACAGCGCAGGTCTGCCATTGAAAAGGCCCGGAGGGTGTGGCAGGCCGGTTTCAAGGAGGCCATTGACCTTGTCCAGAAGGCCCGGGCAGACAAGACCCTGAACAACAACCGCTACCGTCCGGCCTCCCTTGACACCTGGATCGCGGATATGGACAGCTGGGTCAATGGACAGGGGGATCTGCCCACTGATACGGTGCTTGAAAAATTCTCAGCAACAGGCCTTGCCCAGGGCACGTCAAAGAAAGGAACCCCGCCTGCCCACCCTGCCTTTGACGCCCTTGACCGGTTAAACGACAGCCTGGGCAGCCTTGATGTTAAACAGGCCCTTTTCGCCCATGGGGCACGTGAAATCAATGACCGTGTCATGGCGGCCAAGGCCCGGCTCTCCCGCATGGGGTTCAACGATCTGATCACGCGGCTGGGGCAGGCCCTTGCCCGCCCGGACACCTGTCTGGCCCAGCTCATCCGCGCCCAGTTTCCCGTGGCCATGATCGACGAGTTCCAGGATACGGATCCGGTGCAGTATACCCTGTTCAACACCATCTATCTTGACCAAGAGCAATCAGGCCTGTTCATGATCGGGGATCCCAAACAGGCCATCTACGCCTTTCGTGGGGCTGACATCCACACATATCTCAGGGCCAGACAAGACGCCGGGGATCGCCTTTACACCCTTGATAAAAATTTTCGGTCCTCGTCGGGGATGGTTGCGGCGGTGAATCAGATCTTCAGCCACGGGGCAAAATTTCCCCTTGGCGCCTTTTTGTTCAAAGAGATGATCCCCTTTGATCCGGTCCTTGCCCAGGATAGGGATGAGACGTTCATGGTCGAAGGGCAGGCAGCTGTGCCCATGACCCTGTGGCAGATGCAGGACGGCCCTGTTGCAAAGGGTGGCCCTGACGGCTACCTTTCCACCATGGCAGGGGCAGCTGCCAGTGAAATGGTGAGATTGCTCAACCTGGGACAACAGCGGCCCCAGGGTGCAGGGTTCCTGCAGAAGGACGGATCCTTTGTTCCCCTGGTGCCGTCGGACATTGCCGTTCTTGTTCGGGATGTAAATGAGGCCCGGCACATTCGGTCGGCCCTTGACCTCAGGGGAGTAAGGTCGGTCTACCTGTCGGACCGGGAGTCTGTGTTTGAGAGCCAGGAGGCTGTTTCCCTGGTTTATATCCTCAAGGCCTGTTTTGATCCCACCAACGAGCGGGCCGTAAGGGCGGCACTTGCCACCCCCCTTCTGGATCTTTCCCTGAAAACCCTTGAAACACTCAACAATGACGAGTCTGCCTGGGAAACCGCGGTCATTCAGTTTAAATCGTTCCAGAAGACCTGGCGCACCAAGGGGGTGCTGCCCATGGTCAGGGCATTGGTTTTCGAGTTTGATGTGGGGGCCCGTCTGCTGTCGACCCTTGCAGGAGAACGAAAGCTGACCAACCTGCTTCACCTGGGTGAAATCCTCCAGGCAGAATCAGCCGCCCTTGATGGCGAGCAGGGGGTGATCCGGTGGCTCGGGGACCAGATCGCACGTCCCCAGATCAGCGTTGAGGATGATATCCTCCGACTGGAAAGTGACCAGAGGCTTGTGCGGGTGATCACCATCCATAAATCCAAAGGTCTTGAGTATCCCCTGGTGTTTCTGCCCTTTGCCTGCAGCGCCAGAAAACTCACCCAGGCCAACGCTTCCGTGGTAACCGCCCATGACCCTGACGGTACCCCTTTCCTGGTTGTCAACCCGGATGCCAAAGCCCTTGAAGCTGCAGACCAGGAGCGTCTGGCCGAAGAATTAAGGATGCTCTATGTAGCCCTGACCCGTTCGTGCTTTGCCTGTTTCCTCGGCATCGGCGTTATGGGAAAAACCCTCAAATCAGGGGAGGTCACCACCCTCCACGAATCGGCCATGGGGTATCTCATGGCAGGACAAACCATGGTTGAAACAGCTCAACTGCCAGGGCTTTTGAACGAATTAAAGGGGGGCAGCGACGCCATTGTCATTACCCCGCTGCCCCCGCCTGGCAAGGAGATGTTCGTGCCAGGATCGGAATTGCCGTCTCTGTTGCCTGCCCGCTTGTTCAACGGAACCATTCCCAACAATTGGCGGATCACGAGCTACTCGGGCATTCTTGCCAATGCGGCCATGCCTGAAAAAGGCGTGGTAGCCTTCCCGGTGGATGTGGAGGTGCCCGACTCAGCCTCCCAGGACCAACTCCAGGAGGCCCAGCTCCAGGAAGCCCAGATTCAGGAGGAACAGATCCAGGAACAGCAGATCCAGATGGCCATGGTCTCCAATATTCATTCACCGGCCTTGTCCATCCATGGGTTTCCAAGGGGACCCGAGCCAGGCACCTTTCTCCACGACCTTCTTGAATGGGCCGCAATCCAGGGGTTTGACAGGGTTGCACAGGACAGACCCCTGGCCCTGGATCACATTCAACGGGCCTGTGTTGCCCGGGGATGGGAGCCGTGGACAGGGGTGCTGGTTGACTGGCTCATGGATTTTGTGACCGTGCCCCTGACCGTTGATGGGGTAACATTCACCCTTGCCGACCTTGGCAAGCAGCAGTGCCGGCCGGAAATGGAGTTCATGTTTGCCTCCCACGGGGTGGCCGTGGGGAAGGTTGACCAATTGGTTTGCTCCCATGTGTTGCCGGGCAACCTGCGGCCCGTGTTAAACCCCAACCGGTTAAACGGCATGGTAAAGGGGTTTATTGATCTGGTTTTCTGCTTCAAGGACCGGTATTACATCCTTGATTACAAGTCCAACCACCTGGGGGACGAGGCCGGGGCCTATGACGCTGCCGCCATGAACCAGGCCATGCTGGGCCATCGTTATGACCTTCAATATGTGCTCTACACCTTGGCCCTTCACCGTTTGCTCAAGTCAAGGGTTGTTGATTACGATTACGACCGCGACCTTGGCGGGGCGGTCTACCTTTTTTTAAGGGGCGTCAACTCCACGGGCCAGGGGGTCTATTTTGACAGGCCCCCCAAGGACCTGATCGAAACCCTTGACCGGTTTTTCCAGGGGGGAGGTGAACATGGCCCATACGCATGA